The Anas platyrhynchos isolate ZD024472 breed Pekin duck chromosome 3, IASCAAS_PekinDuck_T2T, whole genome shotgun sequence genome includes a window with the following:
- the FSAF1 gene encoding 40S small subunit processome assembly factor 1 has product MGAREPCRRLEAVLGALYDLGEEPGDGGEEVEEESKEPAAPAVAGGGGGGGRAAGGQRGARGFFEGLREELRNAAPPPAAPQPVEVVLFRGGKRRPPPPHGGPQAKAVAEKKTVNKQEFNFEKARLEVHKFGITGYQKQEQRLWERERAIMLGAKPPKKQHINYKEYQEKMKEKKAAKEDDKEKEHKGDSLKKKKKKDLKERKAKRKKSVPSIWAAGQVGKFRDGTLILQSGDIKKIKSSKVVK; this is encoded by the exons ATGGGGGCCAGGGAGCCCTGCCGGCGGCTGGAGGCGGTGCTCGGGGCTCTCTACGACCTGG GTGAGGAGCCCGGCGATGGGGgcgaggaggtggaggaggagagcaaGGAGCCGGCAGCACCAGCAgtagcaggaggaggaggaggaggaggaagagcggcgggggggcagcggggtgcTCGAGGCTTCTTCGAGGGGCTGCGGGAGGAGCTCCGCAACgccgcccccccgcccgccgccccgcagCCCGTGGAGGTGGTGCTGTTCCGCGGGGGCAAGCGGCGGCCGCCACCACCCCACGGCGGCCCACAG GCCAAAGCAGTGGCTGAAAAGAAGACCGTGAACAAGCAGGAATTTAACTTCGAAAAA GCTCGCTTGGAAGTGCACAAGTTTGGGATCACTGGCTATCAGAAGCAAGAGCAGCGTTTATGGGAACGGGAACGGGCCATCATGCTGGGAGCCAAG CCCCCCAAAAAGCAACACATCAACTACAAGGAATatcaagagaaaatgaaagagaaaaaagcagcGAAGGAAGACGATAAGGAAAAG GAACACAAAGGAGATTctctgaagaagaagaagaagaaagacctGAAGGAGAG GAAGGCCAAAAGGAAGAAATCAGTGCCTAGCATTTGGGCTGCTGGACAAGTCGGAAAATTCAGAGATGGAACCTTGATTCTACAAAGTGGTgacataaagaaaattaaatcatcTAAAGTTGTCAAATGA